Proteins from a genomic interval of Luteibacter pinisoli:
- the cmk gene encoding (d)CMP kinase yields MAHAPAPVLTIDGPSGSGKGTISRLVAEKLGWRMLDSGALYRAVGYAAGAEGIDLSDEGAVTRCAQHVKIRFQASPDGGETHVLVNGHDATDELRTETAGAAASAIAVIPAVRQALVDLQLAFRKAPGLVADGRDMGTVIFPDAAFKVFLTASAGERAKRRYKQLKDKGLSVTLVGLQREIEARDARDASRPVAPLKPAEGAVVIDTTGMPIEVVVAKVFAVVRP; encoded by the coding sequence ATGGCCCACGCGCCCGCTCCCGTCCTCACCATCGACGGCCCCTCGGGCTCCGGCAAGGGCACCATCAGCCGCCTCGTCGCCGAGAAGCTGGGCTGGCGCATGCTCGACTCCGGCGCCCTGTACCGCGCCGTGGGCTACGCGGCCGGCGCCGAGGGCATCGACCTCTCGGACGAGGGGGCGGTCACCCGCTGCGCCCAGCACGTGAAGATCCGCTTCCAGGCCAGTCCCGACGGCGGTGAGACCCACGTCCTGGTCAACGGCCATGACGCCACGGACGAACTACGCACGGAAACGGCAGGCGCCGCGGCCTCGGCCATCGCCGTGATCCCGGCCGTGCGCCAGGCCCTGGTCGACCTCCAGCTGGCTTTTCGCAAGGCCCCGGGCCTGGTGGCGGATGGCCGGGACATGGGGACGGTGATTTTCCCGGACGCCGCCTTCAAGGTCTTCCTGACCGCCAGCGCGGGCGAGCGCGCGAAAAGGCGCTATAAGCAGTTGAAGGATAAGGGACTGAGCGTTACACTTGTAGGCCTGCAACGGGAAATCGAGGCTCGTGACGCGCGTGATGCGTCGCGGCCGGTAGCTCCGTTGAAGCCCGCCGAGGGCGCCGTCGTCATCGATACGACTGGCATGCCCATTGAGGTGGTGGTCGCAAAAGTTTTCGCCGTGGTGCGTCCGTAA
- the rpsA gene encoding 30S ribosomal protein S1, whose product MTESFAELFEQSQQAISKLKPGSIVTGIVVEIRNDVVVINAGLKSEGIVPIEQFKDENGALEVEVGDEVKVALDALEDGFGETKLSREKAKRSMVWDDLEQAFDKEETITGKISGKVKGGFTVDIKDVRAFLPGSLVDVRPVRDPVYLEGKDLEFKIIKLDRKRNNVVVSRRAVVETEFSEEREKLLERLTEGAVVKGVVKNLTDYGAFVDLGGIDGLLHITDMAWKRVRHPSEVVNVGDELDVRVLKYDRERNRVSLGLKQLGDDPWVAIARRYPVGSRLFGKVSNVTDYGCFVEIEPGVEGLVHVSEMDWTNKNVNPAKVVQVGDETEVMVLDVDEERRRISLGIKQTRSNPWEAFAAMHKKGDKVSGQIKSITDFGIFIGLDGGIDGLVHLSDISWQASGEDLVRNFKKGDEVEAVVLAVDPERERISLGIKQMEQDPFGQFMATNPRGTILTGTVKEVDAKGAVVDLGEGVEGYIRANDIAKERVEDATLHLKVGDAIEAKFTGMDRKGRQLQLSIRAKDEEDVADAMADYASAAGGTTKLGALLKEQMNKAD is encoded by the coding sequence ATGACTGAAAGTTTTGCCGAACTGTTTGAACAAAGCCAGCAGGCTATTTCGAAGCTGAAGCCCGGCTCGATCGTCACCGGTATCGTTGTGGAAATCCGCAATGACGTCGTGGTGATCAACGCTGGCCTGAAGAGCGAAGGCATTGTTCCGATCGAGCAGTTCAAGGACGAGAACGGCGCTCTCGAAGTGGAAGTGGGCGACGAAGTCAAGGTCGCGCTCGACGCGCTCGAAGACGGCTTCGGCGAGACCAAGCTCTCCCGCGAGAAGGCCAAGCGTTCGATGGTGTGGGACGACCTCGAGCAGGCGTTCGACAAGGAAGAGACCATCACCGGCAAGATCTCCGGCAAGGTCAAGGGCGGCTTCACCGTCGACATCAAGGACGTCCGCGCATTCCTGCCGGGCTCGCTGGTCGACGTGCGTCCGGTCCGTGACCCGGTTTACCTCGAGGGCAAGGACCTCGAGTTCAAGATCATCAAGCTCGACCGCAAGCGTAACAACGTGGTCGTCAGCCGCCGCGCCGTCGTTGAGACCGAGTTCTCCGAAGAGCGCGAGAAGCTGCTCGAGCGCCTCACCGAGGGTGCGGTCGTCAAGGGTGTGGTCAAGAACCTCACCGATTACGGCGCATTCGTGGACCTCGGCGGCATCGATGGCCTGCTGCATATCACCGACATGGCGTGGAAGCGTGTTCGCCACCCGTCGGAAGTCGTCAACGTCGGCGACGAGCTGGACGTCCGCGTGCTCAAGTACGACCGCGAGCGCAACCGCGTTTCGCTCGGCCTGAAGCAGCTCGGCGACGACCCGTGGGTCGCCATTGCCCGCCGTTACCCGGTCGGCAGCCGTCTGTTCGGCAAGGTCTCGAACGTGACCGATTACGGTTGCTTCGTTGAGATCGAGCCGGGCGTCGAAGGCCTGGTGCACGTCTCCGAAATGGACTGGACCAACAAGAACGTCAACCCGGCCAAGGTGGTTCAGGTCGGCGACGAGACGGAAGTCATGGTCCTGGACGTGGACGAGGAGCGTCGCCGCATCTCGCTGGGTATCAAGCAGACCCGCTCGAACCCGTGGGAAGCTTTCGCCGCCATGCACAAGAAGGGCGACAAGGTTTCCGGCCAGATCAAGTCGATCACCGACTTCGGCATCTTTATCGGCCTGGACGGCGGTATCGATGGTCTCGTCCACCTGTCCGACATCTCGTGGCAGGCCTCGGGTGAAGACCTCGTCCGCAACTTCAAGAAGGGTGACGAAGTTGAGGCCGTGGTGCTCGCCGTGGATCCGGAGCGTGAGCGCATCTCGCTGGGCATCAAGCAGATGGAGCAGGACCCGTTCGGCCAGTTCATGGCCACGAACCCGCGCGGCACGATCCTGACCGGTACGGTCAAGGAAGTGGACGCCAAGGGCGCCGTGGTTGACCTGGGCGAAGGCGTCGAAGGCTACATCCGTGCCAACGACATCGCCAAGGAACGCGTCGAAGACGCCACGCTGCACCTCAAGGTGGGCGATGCGATCGAAGCGAAGTTCACCGGCATGGACCGCAAGGGCCGTCAGCTCCAGCTGTCGATCCGTGCGAAGGACGAGGAAGACGTGGCTGACGCCATGGCTGACTACGCCTCCGCCGCCGGTGGCACGACCAAGCTCGGCGCGCTCCTCAAGGAGCAGATGAACAAGGCCGACTAA
- a CDS encoding integration host factor subunit beta, whose amino-acid sequence MTKSELIEALARRQTHLAFSDVELAVKSVLEQMSHALSTGERIEIRGFGSFALHFRPPRMGRNPKTGDAVALPGKHVPHFKPGKELRERVNLALEDAAS is encoded by the coding sequence ATGACCAAGTCGGAACTGATCGAGGCGCTGGCGCGGCGCCAGACCCACCTTGCCTTCAGCGATGTGGAACTTGCCGTCAAGAGCGTGCTCGAACAGATGAGCCATGCCCTGTCTACGGGTGAGCGCATCGAGATTCGCGGCTTCGGCAGCTTCGCGCTGCACTTCCGCCCGCCGCGCATGGGGCGCAACCCCAAGACCGGCGATGCGGTAGCACTGCCGGGCAAGCACGTGCCACATTTCAAACCTGGCAAGGAACTACGCGAACGCGTAAACCTCGCCCTGGAAGACGCCGCATCCTGA
- a CDS encoding LapA family protein: protein MRLIAILFLLLFAAAGIVFGALNADLVPFDFGFARGSLPKGGTMLAFLLIGWVLGGLTAWVGTSFAHQRKRRRALGDRKVASAKTA, encoded by the coding sequence ATGCGTCTGATCGCCATACTTTTCCTGCTCTTATTCGCCGCCGCCGGCATCGTCTTCGGCGCGCTCAATGCCGACCTCGTGCCCTTCGATTTCGGGTTCGCCCGTGGTTCCCTGCCCAAGGGCGGCACCATGCTGGCGTTCCTCCTCATCGGCTGGGTGCTGGGTGGACTCACCGCCTGGGTGGGCACCTCGTTTGCCCACCAGCGCAAGCGTCGCCGGGCCCTGGGCGATCGCAAGGTAGCCAGCGCGAAGACCGCATGA
- the lapB gene encoding lipopolysaccharide assembly protein LapB produces MNPIWLLALVPPIAFACGWWLARRTDAKRSGARVNELSSDYFRGLNYLLNEEQDKALEVFLRLAEYNRDTVETHLALGNLFRKRGEVDRAIRLHQHLVSRQGLSDEMKTVALLELGEDYMRAGLLDRAETLFSDLVAMDALAPSALRHLIAIYQHEREWHKAIDHARRLEAMTSEDEAGMIAQFYCELAEQSRQHGARTEARDYIREAFACQKDCVRAHMIAGRLSSEDDDMPGAIASYEAAIAADIAFVPEILPPLLHCYARSQQMDRAEEFLREIMVRYHGISPVLALTRLYEGRDGERTAIDFLTGQLRKRPSVRGLMALIDATMDKVSGEARENYLILRDLTRKLLEGQAMYRCSRCGFGAKAHHWQCPSCKNWGTVRPIHGVANE; encoded by the coding sequence ATGAACCCGATCTGGTTGCTGGCCCTCGTCCCGCCCATCGCGTTTGCCTGTGGCTGGTGGCTGGCCCGCCGTACCGATGCCAAGCGCTCGGGTGCCCGGGTCAACGAGCTTTCTTCGGACTACTTCCGCGGCCTGAACTACCTGCTCAACGAAGAGCAGGACAAGGCGCTCGAGGTGTTCCTGCGCCTGGCCGAATACAACCGGGACACGGTGGAGACCCACCTGGCCCTGGGCAACCTGTTCCGCAAGCGCGGCGAAGTGGACCGCGCCATCCGCCTGCACCAGCACCTGGTCTCGCGCCAGGGCCTGTCCGATGAAATGAAGACGGTCGCCTTGCTGGAGCTTGGCGAGGACTACATGCGCGCCGGCCTGCTCGATCGCGCGGAAACGCTGTTCTCCGACCTCGTGGCGATGGATGCGCTGGCGCCTTCGGCGCTGCGCCACCTCATCGCCATCTACCAGCACGAGCGCGAGTGGCACAAAGCCATCGACCATGCCCGTCGCCTGGAAGCCATGACCAGCGAGGACGAGGCGGGGATGATCGCGCAGTTCTACTGCGAGCTCGCCGAGCAGTCCCGCCAGCATGGCGCGCGGACCGAAGCCCGGGACTACATCCGCGAGGCCTTCGCCTGCCAGAAGGACTGCGTGCGTGCCCACATGATCGCCGGCCGCCTGTCTTCGGAAGACGATGACATGCCGGGGGCCATCGCCTCGTACGAGGCCGCCATCGCCGCGGACATCGCCTTCGTTCCCGAGATCCTGCCGCCGCTGCTGCACTGCTATGCACGCTCGCAGCAGATGGACCGGGCCGAGGAGTTCCTCCGCGAGATCATGGTGCGCTACCACGGCATCTCGCCCGTGCTCGCGCTCACCCGGCTGTACGAAGGGCGCGACGGCGAGCGCACAGCCATCGACTTCCTCACCGGGCAGCTGCGCAAGCGGCCGTCCGTGCGCGGCCTGATGGCCCTGATCGACGCCACGATGGACAAGGTCTCGGGCGAGGCGCGCGAGAACTACCTGATCCTGCGCGACCTGACCCGCAAGCTGCTCGAAGGGCAGGCCATGTATCGCTGCAGCCGATGCGGCTTCGGCGCCAAGGCGCATCACTGGCAGTGCCCGAGCTGCAAGAACTGGGGCACCGTGCGGCCCATCCATGGCGTCGCCAACGAATGA
- a CDS encoding MraY family glycosyltransferase — translation MTFTPASAGSFAAGCIVLALLVSFACVRIAIAYAQRKGMLDAPGHRRSHSMPTPRGGGIGIVAGVLVSMPAALLLMTPSPGAGVVAAFTVGVVAIAAIGWLDDHGSLPIRPRLLIQLGATLLFCVAVASQTASLWWAAPLLVAGVWCINLHNFMDGIDGIAALQAGFFGVASALVADTAGATGISIAACALGAAAVGFWWFNRSPARIFMGDVGSATLGFIVFALTAMLWAWRSDLLWPELILSSAFVIDATLTLLVRMLRGARWYTPHREHLYQWLVRRGQTHTRVASGYLVWNLFVCVPGAWIALRYPAAAPICLGVVYLLGAAVWRIGKRSCLRRRERHVSA, via the coding sequence ATGACCTTTACGCCCGCCAGCGCCGGATCCTTTGCCGCCGGTTGCATCGTCCTGGCCCTTCTTGTTTCCTTCGCCTGCGTGCGGATTGCCATCGCCTACGCGCAGCGCAAGGGTATGCTCGACGCGCCGGGTCACCGCCGCTCACACAGCATGCCCACCCCGCGCGGAGGTGGCATCGGCATCGTGGCTGGCGTGCTTGTCAGCATGCCCGCGGCCCTGCTGCTGATGACCCCATCGCCCGGGGCGGGGGTGGTCGCGGCCTTTACCGTGGGGGTGGTCGCCATCGCCGCCATCGGCTGGCTGGATGACCACGGGTCGCTGCCGATCCGGCCGCGCCTGTTGATCCAGCTGGGCGCCACGCTGCTGTTCTGCGTCGCCGTGGCCAGCCAGACCGCCAGCCTGTGGTGGGCGGCACCCCTGCTGGTGGCCGGGGTGTGGTGCATCAACCTGCACAACTTCATGGACGGGATCGACGGCATCGCCGCCTTGCAGGCAGGGTTCTTCGGCGTGGCTTCGGCCCTCGTCGCCGATACGGCCGGGGCCACCGGCATCAGTATCGCCGCCTGCGCCCTAGGCGCGGCGGCCGTCGGGTTCTGGTGGTTCAACCGCTCCCCGGCCCGCATCTTCATGGGCGACGTGGGCAGTGCCACCCTCGGCTTCATCGTGTTCGCCCTGACGGCGATGCTCTGGGCCTGGCGCAGCGACCTCCTGTGGCCTGAACTGATCCTGTCCTCGGCCTTCGTCATCGACGCGACTTTGACGTTGCTCGTGCGAATGCTGCGCGGTGCTCGCTGGTACACTCCACATCGCGAGCACCTCTACCAGTGGCTCGTAAGGCGGGGGCAGACCCATACCCGTGTGGCCAGTGGCTACCTGGTGTGGAACCTCTTCGTCTGTGTACCTGGCGCATGGATCGCGCTCCGCTATCCGGCGGCTGCTCCGATCTGTCTTGGGGTGGTCTACCTGCTGGGGGCGGCGGTCTGGCGTATTGGCAAGCGTTCGTGCTTGCGTCGAAGGGAGCGACATGTTTCTGCGTAA
- a CDS encoding polysaccharide biosynthesis protein encodes MFLRKFIGIIHPRTAVVAHDLAMAAFAWWIAKSLRYALMPESAPVTYLPMEFPLVLLVQGAVFNWTGLYKGVWRFASLPDLWNIIKATVIGSLIIGLAMVMYARLDGVPRSVLLVYPVVLVVLLGLPRLSYRFWKDSRIDLFQSVPTKRVLIVGADRAGDALARDLRRDSRYSVIGFVDDNLALRGAQIGGVPVLGTVDQLAELSKAVAVQMLLIAVPGATTAQMRRIVAFCESTGLPFRTVPRLEDVVAGRAQFNEIKEVAIEDLLGRDAVELDWTAIRETISGRRVLVTGGGGSIGSELCRQVARLGAAQLTVVEMSEYNLYRIGQELTSAYPELIFNGVLTDVRESVAVNRLFEETQPQIVFHAAAYKHVPMLQGQLREAFRNNVLGTRVVADAAVRCGAETFVLISTDKAVNPTSVMGACKRMAEIWCQNLAAHTTTRFITVRFGNVLDSAGSVVPLFRRQIRQGGPVTITHPEISRYFMTIPEACQLILQAATLGKGGEIFALDMGDPVKIRDLAEQMIRLAGKRPGSDVQIVYTGLRSGEKLFEELFHPLENYTSTTHAKIFQAQHRQVSWDLLQTQLGRAEEAVWAFDEETLRRCVSQLLPSFRWSEPQTDNVLPLRRNESGDIA; translated from the coding sequence ATGTTTCTGCGTAAGTTCATTGGCATCATCCACCCCCGCACCGCGGTCGTTGCGCACGACCTGGCGATGGCGGCCTTTGCATGGTGGATTGCGAAATCGCTGCGCTACGCGCTGATGCCGGAGTCCGCGCCGGTCACCTACCTCCCGATGGAATTCCCGCTCGTCCTGCTGGTGCAGGGCGCGGTGTTCAACTGGACCGGGCTGTACAAGGGCGTATGGCGCTTCGCCAGCCTCCCGGACCTTTGGAACATCATCAAGGCCACCGTCATCGGTTCGCTGATCATCGGCCTGGCCATGGTCATGTACGCGCGCCTCGACGGCGTGCCGCGCTCGGTGCTGCTGGTGTACCCGGTGGTGCTGGTGGTGCTGCTCGGCCTGCCTCGGCTGAGTTACCGCTTCTGGAAGGACAGCCGGATCGATCTTTTCCAGTCCGTGCCGACCAAGCGCGTGCTGATCGTCGGCGCCGACCGCGCCGGTGATGCGCTGGCCCGCGACCTGCGCCGCGACAGCCGCTACAGCGTCATCGGTTTCGTCGACGACAACCTCGCCCTGCGCGGCGCGCAGATCGGCGGCGTGCCCGTGCTCGGCACGGTGGACCAGCTGGCCGAGCTGTCGAAGGCGGTGGCGGTACAGATGCTGCTGATCGCCGTGCCTGGTGCGACCACGGCGCAGATGCGCCGGATCGTCGCGTTCTGCGAAAGCACGGGGCTGCCGTTCCGCACGGTGCCGCGCCTGGAAGACGTGGTCGCCGGCCGTGCGCAGTTCAACGAGATCAAGGAAGTGGCGATCGAAGACCTGCTCGGCCGCGATGCGGTGGAGCTGGACTGGACCGCCATCCGCGAGACCATCAGTGGCCGCCGCGTGCTGGTCACGGGTGGCGGCGGCTCCATCGGTTCGGAACTGTGCCGCCAGGTGGCTCGCCTGGGCGCCGCGCAGCTCACCGTGGTCGAGATGTCCGAGTACAACCTGTACCGCATCGGCCAGGAGCTCACCTCCGCGTACCCGGAACTCATCTTCAACGGCGTGCTCACCGACGTCCGCGAATCGGTGGCCGTGAACCGCCTGTTCGAAGAGACCCAGCCGCAGATCGTGTTCCATGCCGCGGCGTACAAGCATGTACCCATGCTGCAGGGCCAGCTGCGCGAGGCGTTCCGCAACAACGTGCTTGGCACCCGCGTGGTCGCCGACGCCGCGGTGCGTTGCGGTGCGGAAACCTTCGTGCTGATTTCCACCGACAAGGCGGTGAACCCGACCTCGGTGATGGGCGCCTGCAAGCGCATGGCGGAAATCTGGTGCCAGAACCTCGCAGCGCATACCACTACACGTTTTATCACCGTTCGTTTCGGTAACGTGCTGGACTCAGCCGGTTCCGTGGTGCCGCTGTTCCGCCGGCAGATCCGCCAGGGCGGCCCGGTGACCATCACGCATCCGGAGATCTCGCGGTACTTCATGACGATCCCGGAGGCCTGCCAGCTGATCCTGCAGGCGGCCACGCTGGGCAAGGGCGGTGAGATCTTCGCCCTGGACATGGGCGACCCGGTGAAGATCCGCGACCTGGCCGAGCAGATGATCCGCCTGGCCGGCAAGCGCCCTGGTTCGGACGTGCAGATCGTGTACACCGGCCTGCGTTCGGGCGAGAAGTTGTTCGAGGAACTGTTCCACCCGTTGGAGAACTACACGAGCACCACGCACGCGAAAATTTTCCAGGCCCAGCACCGCCAGGTGTCATGGGATCTGCTGCAGACGCAACTAGGCCGGGCTGAAGAAGCCGTATGGGCCTTTGACGAAGAAACCCTGCGTCGGTGCGTGTCGCAGCTGCTGCCCTCGTTCCGCTGGAGCGAGCCGCAAACGGACAACGTGCTGCCGCTTCGCCGCAACGAAAGTGGAGACATCGCATGA
- a CDS encoding UTP--glucose-1-phosphate uridylyltransferase: MTQPLRTVVFPVAGLGTRFLPATKVVAKEMLPVLDRPLIQYAVDEAVDAGADTLVFVTNRYKHAIADYFDKAYELEEKLAEKNKEELLGILRGILPPRVRCVFVTQPEALGLGDAVLRAKAVVNEEYFGVMLPDDLIWTKGRGALGQMSDLAYKEHAGVIAVEEVPENETDKYGVVKLSSEINDRSGRIEHMVEKPKPADAPSNLAVVGRYVLPREIFGFLERTRPGAGGEIQLTDAIENLLKDKGQVLSYKFEGTRFDCGNKAGLVRATLAMALEDPKLAPIVREYAAK; the protein is encoded by the coding sequence ATGACCCAACCCCTGCGCACGGTGGTATTTCCGGTGGCTGGCCTTGGAACGCGCTTCCTTCCCGCGACCAAGGTGGTAGCCAAGGAAATGCTCCCGGTTCTCGACCGGCCCCTTATCCAGTACGCCGTGGATGAAGCCGTCGACGCCGGTGCCGACACGCTGGTGTTTGTCACCAACCGTTACAAGCACGCCATCGCCGACTACTTCGACAAGGCCTACGAGCTGGAAGAGAAGCTGGCGGAAAAAAACAAGGAAGAGCTGCTCGGCATCCTTCGCGGCATCCTGCCGCCGCGCGTCCGCTGCGTGTTCGTGACCCAGCCCGAGGCCCTCGGCCTGGGCGATGCGGTGTTGCGTGCCAAGGCCGTGGTCAACGAGGAATACTTCGGCGTGATGCTGCCGGATGACCTTATCTGGACGAAGGGCCGTGGCGCCCTGGGTCAGATGTCCGACCTGGCCTACAAGGAGCACGCCGGCGTCATCGCCGTCGAGGAAGTGCCGGAAAACGAAACGGACAAGTACGGCGTGGTGAAGCTCAGCAGCGAGATCAACGATCGCTCCGGCCGTATCGAGCACATGGTGGAGAAGCCGAAGCCGGCCGATGCACCCTCGAACCTTGCCGTCGTCGGCCGCTATGTGCTGCCGCGCGAGATCTTCGGTTTCCTGGAACGCACGCGGCCGGGTGCCGGTGGCGAGATCCAGCTCACCGATGCCATCGAGAACTTGCTGAAGGACAAGGGCCAGGTGCTGTCGTACAAGTTCGAAGGCACCCGCTTCGACTGCGGCAACAAGGCCGGCCTGGTCCGCGCCACCCTGGCGATGGCGCTGGAAGATCCCAAGCTCGCTCCCATCGTTCGCGAATACGCGGCGAAGTAA
- a CDS encoding amidase yields MPQHRRTLAVALALALPFAVQARDATEDDAFASIATLKQAYARGELTPTGVTTLFLDRIARIDKAGPRVNAVLETNPDALAIAGKANGKGKGSLAGIPILLKDNIDTGDRMQTTAGSLALVGSTAPKDSGVAARLRKAGAVILGKTNLSEWANIRSNHATSGWTGRAGLTLNPYVLDRNACGSSAGSGSAVAAGLATVAIGSETDGSIICPASMTGLVGIKPTVGLVSRTGIIPISHSQDTAGPMARSVADAATVLSAIAGSDASDPATKDADRHATDYTKFLDPNALRGKRIGVVRQLAGIEPNADAALEKTMALLKAQGATVVDNVEIPHLKELSEHELDVMLYEFKHDIAAYLANRPNQPMKTLADLIAFNDAHKDQEMPWFGQELFLMAQEKGGLDDPTYKDIVEKNKRLAGPEGIDAALAKDHLDALVAPSWGPAFVNDLVLGDHVVSGDPTVGGVSAPAAIAGYPSITLPVSFAHELPVGIVFFGAKWSEPTLIAIAYGVEQKANAFQRPKFLPTLPVR; encoded by the coding sequence CACCCTCTTCCTCGACCGCATCGCGCGCATCGACAAGGCGGGCCCCAGGGTCAACGCCGTGCTCGAAACCAATCCCGACGCGCTCGCCATCGCGGGGAAGGCGAACGGCAAGGGCAAGGGCTCGCTGGCGGGCATCCCCATCCTGCTCAAGGACAACATCGACACCGGCGACCGCATGCAGACCACCGCCGGCTCGCTGGCCCTGGTGGGCTCCACGGCGCCGAAGGATTCCGGCGTGGCCGCACGGCTGCGCAAGGCGGGCGCCGTGATCCTCGGCAAGACCAACCTCAGCGAATGGGCGAACATCCGCTCCAACCACGCCACCAGTGGCTGGACCGGGCGTGCCGGGCTCACCCTCAATCCCTACGTGCTCGACCGCAATGCCTGCGGCTCCAGCGCGGGCTCGGGCTCGGCCGTGGCCGCAGGCCTGGCGACGGTGGCGATCGGCAGCGAGACCGACGGCTCGATCATCTGCCCCGCCTCGATGACCGGCCTCGTCGGCATCAAGCCCACCGTCGGCCTGGTCAGCCGCACGGGCATCATCCCCATCTCGCACAGCCAGGACACCGCGGGGCCCATGGCGCGCAGCGTTGCCGACGCCGCCACGGTGCTGAGCGCCATCGCCGGTAGCGATGCGTCCGACCCGGCGACGAAAGACGCCGATCGGCACGCCACCGATTACACGAAGTTCCTCGACCCGAACGCGCTGCGCGGCAAGCGCATTGGCGTGGTCCGCCAGCTCGCCGGCATCGAACCGAACGCCGACGCTGCATTGGAAAAAACCATGGCGTTGTTGAAAGCCCAGGGTGCCACGGTGGTCGACAACGTCGAGATCCCGCACCTGAAGGAACTCAGCGAGCACGAACTGGACGTCATGCTGTACGAGTTCAAGCACGACATCGCCGCCTACCTGGCCAACCGCCCGAACCAGCCGATGAAAACGCTGGCCGACCTGATCGCCTTCAACGACGCGCACAAGGACCAGGAAATGCCGTGGTTCGGCCAGGAGCTGTTCCTGATGGCCCAGGAAAAGGGCGGCCTGGATGATCCGACGTACAAGGACATCGTCGAGAAGAACAAGCGACTTGCAGGCCCGGAAGGTATCGACGCGGCGCTGGCCAAGGATCATCTCGATGCGCTCGTGGCACCCAGCTGGGGCCCGGCCTTCGTGAACGACCTCGTCCTTGGCGACCATGTGGTCAGCGGCGATCCTACCGTCGGCGGTGTTTCCGCACCGGCCGCCATCGCCGGCTATCCGTCGATCACCCTGCCCGTCTCATTTGCGCACGAACTGCCCGTGGGCATCGTGTTCTTTGGTGCGAAGTGGAGCGAGCCCACGCTGATCGCCATCGCCTACGGCGTGGAGCAGAAGGCCAATGCGTTCCAGCGGCCGAAGTTCCTGCCGACGTTGCCGGTACGCTAA